A section of the Quadrisphaera setariae genome encodes:
- a CDS encoding acyltransferase family protein, with the protein MTQIAVPVLSARPPARRPGFRPDVEGLRALALGLVLLYQAGVPGTAGGRLGVDVFFVISGFLITGLLVREVETTGRIDLPRFYARRARRILPSAVSVSIAVLLIVAVVAPATVARAGIDAVAASLQVANWRYVVADLSGLNPVGVGSPLLHYWSLAVEEQFYLAWPPLVVLTAWLARRRQRSLRRWLAAVAGGLALLSLGASVFLTPLSGTVAYLSTPTRAWQLAAGALLALAVPALLALAGKAWWPAAAAGSAVLGLAMVLTSAHWTGAVDYPGSAALVPTLGTVVLIASGVGAPGVVQRLLSWAPVQAAGRLSYVWYLWHLPVIYVAEEMGVQSWLVLLGAEVLIGGALAWLTAVLIERPCRFAPRWAANSSRGLILGAGLTALGVLAGISAVILS; encoded by the coding sequence GTGACCCAGATCGCTGTCCCCGTCCTCAGTGCCCGGCCACCTGCGCGCCGCCCGGGCTTTCGCCCTGACGTCGAGGGCCTGCGCGCGCTGGCCCTCGGGCTGGTGCTGCTGTACCAGGCCGGAGTGCCCGGCACCGCAGGAGGACGCCTGGGCGTCGATGTCTTCTTCGTCATCTCCGGCTTCCTCATCACCGGGCTGCTGGTGCGCGAGGTGGAGACCACAGGCCGCATCGACCTACCTCGCTTCTACGCCCGCCGAGCCCGGCGCATCCTGCCCAGCGCAGTCAGCGTCAGCATCGCTGTCCTGCTCATCGTCGCCGTGGTCGCCCCGGCGACCGTGGCGCGCGCCGGCATCGACGCGGTCGCTGCAAGCCTGCAGGTCGCCAACTGGCGCTACGTCGTCGCCGACCTGTCCGGCCTCAACCCGGTCGGCGTCGGTAGTCCTCTGCTGCACTACTGGTCCCTGGCCGTTGAGGAGCAGTTCTACCTCGCTTGGCCACCACTGGTGGTCCTGACGGCGTGGCTGGCGCGCAGGCGCCAGCGGTCGCTGCGCAGGTGGCTGGCTGCTGTCGCCGGCGGACTGGCCCTGCTCTCCTTGGGCGCCTCGGTCTTCCTGACGCCCCTGTCGGGCACGGTGGCCTACCTTTCGACCCCCACGCGCGCCTGGCAGCTGGCCGCCGGTGCACTGCTGGCACTGGCGGTCCCGGCTCTGCTGGCGTTGGCGGGCAAGGCGTGGTGGCCCGCTGCTGCAGCTGGCTCCGCTGTTCTGGGGCTGGCGATGGTCTTGACCAGCGCTCACTGGACCGGCGCTGTGGACTACCCCGGTTCAGCCGCCCTGGTCCCCACGCTGGGCACCGTCGTCCTGATCGCCAGCGGCGTAGGTGCCCCAGGAGTGGTGCAGCGCCTGCTCTCGTGGGCGCCGGTGCAGGCCGCGGGACGCCTGTCCTACGTCTGGTACCTCTGGCACCTTCCGGTGATCTACGTCGCCGAAGAGATGGGGGTGCAGTCGTGGTTGGTCCTGCTGGGCGCAGAGGTCCTCATCGGAGGCGCCTTGGCCTGGCTGACGGCTGTGCTCATCGAACGCCCTTGCCGTTTCGCGCCGAGATGGGCGGCCAACTCGAGCCGAGGGCTGATTCTTGGTGCTGGACTGACGGCACTAGGCGTGCTCGCGGGCATAAGCGCTGTCATCTTGAGCTGA